GTTGACATAATCAGATAGTAAGATGAAGTCTATAGATAGTCACTACGTTTTAACAAATAAGACTAAAGCAAAACCAAGTTGGATGTAGATACACTATTCCCATTTTCCAAAAGGGGAGGAAGCTACCAGTCATTCAAGACAATTACCATGCTCTCAATATGATCATGACAGTGCAAAGGCCGGAAGCAATAAAATCTTACTTTCAAAAAAATATTTCATGAAAACAATACCATCTGAGACAGAGGGGCACTACTCTGGGAAGAAGCCGTGGCGTTCACCTCTCCCTGTCCTAAGGAACACAGAGAAGTACTATAGGGATCCATCGCAATATTCAAGTTTGGTGCAGTACTGGGGAGTGCCGCCGTCCCATGTGCCGAAACTGAAAGCTTTGACGCGGGCCTCTACTTGTCCACAAATGGTGGATCTATTACAACATTATGTATCGTGGCAGCCTCTGATGGCTGACCTGAAAAGTGCCAAGAACTATGATTTATGACAACCCGCCTTCTGTATTTGCAGCGACAGACTTTCTCCTCTTTGCAGATGATGATCCCTGGATAGGTTACATAAGCACATGTGAAACTAGGAATCAACCAAAACAATCATAGACTGCTAGAAATGCAGGATTCAGTCGATGCCAAGCCAAGCTCATTTTTAGTGACGCCGGCATCTACCATCTCCGATGACCCCTGGCTCTCGGCATCGCCACTGTGCAAGGCTCAATCTTCTGATGAAGTGCATTGTGGCTGTTCGAGTCTTGGCATATGGGTGTTCGGCCGATGCAATTGATGACTATGTCCACATTGGTGAAGATACAATCTTGGAGGCTGTTTGAAGGTTCACTAAAGTAGTGGTCCCTATCTTTGGCCCAGAGTACTTGAGAGCACCaactgaggaagacacccagagGCTGATGATAGAGAATGAAGCAACGAGATGGCCAAGGATACTTGGATCACTTGACTGTATGCACCGGACATGGAAGAATTGTCCTGCAGGATGGAAGGGTCAGTACAAAGGCCACTGCAACGATTCAACGATCATTCTTCAGGCAGTTTCAACGAAGGATCTTTGGATATGTCATTCATTCTTTGGTTTTCCTGGCTCTCACAATGACATGAATGTGCTGTCGAGATCACCACTATTTTCTAGGCTTACTACAGGAGATGCTCCTTCTTGCAACTACTCGGTCAACGGAAACAACTACTCGATGGGTTACTACCTAGCGGATGGCATCTATCTAACATGGGCCACCTTGGTCAAAACAATTCCCCGTCCAAAAGGTAACAAAAACATTCACTTTGCCAaatgtgaagaagctgctaggaAAGATGTGGAGAGAGCCTTTGGTGTGCCTCAGAACCGCTTTGCAATTATTCGTGGCCCTGCCGAGTACTGGACCTCAGATTATGACTTGTTGCATCATATTGCATAACATGATCATTGAAGACGAGAGGGATATGCCTGGGAACTTTCGGTACATCACCAACTGGACTCCGATTGAGCCAGAGTATGATACGAACAGGATCCTGGCATTCCTTGAGGAGCATCGCAAGGTCGAGAACCGAAAAGTTCATGCTCAACTCCAACAAGATCTTATTGAGCATCACTCGCAATGTCTTAGCGAGTCCTAGTTGACCTATCACATGTTATTTAGTACATTTGGACCATTCGGCGTGTTTAAATTTGAATAATTTGGATTGTAAACTTTGAATTCAGTTTATAAACTATATTCGTGATTTGCTTGAACATTCAAATTTATGTTTAGTTTCTATATGTGTGCTAATATGTAGTTGCAATGTATACTAGAATTGCAAAGTTCAGAAAAAAAAATACTCCGTTATATATAGCGGATCAGCTAGGTTCGGCCAAAACTTAGTGAAGTAAATATACTCCAGTACGGGTTTACTCGGCCGGATCCTCCACTATTTATTGGGGATCGGTTAGAAATGCCCTAAGCTAATCTAGCCAGGACCGTGAATTACCATGTGCGGAGAGGCATCACTACTGCTGTTTTATTTCTCAGAATAACATTAGAGCTTCATTGCCTAATGATGCTCATAGGGATACAGAGGCTGGGTGTTACTCATAATGTTTTGTATCCCCTTGATGCTAGAGATAATAAAATCGCCCTTTATCGAAAAAGGGATACACAAAGGATCTGAATAATCCGAAAGCCATGCATGTCTCCCTTCACAAAGAAAGGCACAACCAGGCTGCCCACAGCGTTACAACCGCTTTGACGAACTCATCTTGCCGTAGTTCCTCACTCAAGCCGAATATCCACGGCCATACATGTCTCCCTTCAGAAAAGAGAGCTACAAAATTTTGCACGGCCTGATGGAGGAATCTGGGTCCTCGCCTTCCTGTCAACTTAAGCATGGGCCAACAGCATAGATTGAAATTCAGCTTCATGAATCGGTCGACGCCGAGTATGCCAGACTGCTGGCAATGGTGTTACAACCGCTTTGACGAACTCATCATGCTGCAGTTCCTCACTCAAGCCGAACAGCCAAGCCTTTGCCACCGGCGTTGTTTCAGCAATCAGAGTTTCTCACCATAGATTGCAATCAAGCAGGAGTGTAGCCAGGAATCAACTAGCACCCTGCATATCTCACACTAGCTCAGCCGTCGCCGCAATGCTCCTGTTGCATCTACACAAGATGATACAGATTCTGCTAAACCAGAAGTGACACAAAGATGCATCTTCGATCCATCATATAGGGTGCAGTAGTTAGAAAAGAGAGGAAACAGTGGTTTAATTCACAGAGCCGCTTCGTTCATCTAACCATAGCTATAAGCACAAAGAGCTGCAAGGTGATCATTGTACTCCCGCTGAAAACATGCAATGTCGTCGTCACAATGTAACAATGCAAAATAGGAACTGAAACCATCGGCTTAACATGATAGTCAGCTTCGAGTAATTGACTCACGACATAGGTAGAGTGCATTAATTCAATAGTCAAACGTCATAGAAACCACACAACATATAACTGTGCTCCTTGTATATAGCTAGTACAGTACATTGGCGAAAGAACACGCCAGATGATCAGTTGAACCAACCAAGCAAAGTCCCGAGACCCTGTCAATGCGCAGCGCACCATGAATCCACAGACCCAAAGGATGATCTTGCCAATGTGCACCACGGATCGAGAGACCTAAGGATGAGAATCATGTCGACGGGAAATTTTGTCTGCGGTACATTAACCCTGCAGACGAGACAAATTGAAACAAGCTCCAGTCAGTATCACAACAAGAAAATGTGGAGTAATATGTGTAGGATTGTTGTCAAGTAAAACACAATATGCTGAGAACAGGAAGAAACCCGAAGGCCAATGAAAATTTTAAATGAGACAACAAACTTTAGGTTATCTGGACACCGTCTTTCTGCTATTGAATACAGATGCAAAACCGCAAATAAACATAATACACGCTGACAGCAGAAAGAAACAGCAAAGTAATTGTTGCATAAAGTTTAACTTGAACAAAAATTTGCACCAAACCCCAAGGCCGATGAATTCAGATGGGATAACCTCAGCTAACCAAGAAACTCGTATACAGATGCAAAACAAAATGGCAAGATCAGTGAAGAAGATTGTGAAATGCAAAAGAGCAATTTAGGTAAGGAAGCCTGAGTAAAAATACTGATTTTTTCTTACCATCCAATCCCCCATTCAGTTTCAGTTTCTATAAAAAAATATGAGGGTCTGAGCACACAAATTCGGCAGAAATATAACATGTTTAATTAGCTAATAAATCGGAGATGCACGACCAAACTATATAATTGGCATGTCAATGCCACATATTCGACAAATCAGTCAAATCTTACACAACGATTAACAGTTACTTCCTCCTTCTCCTAAAAGGACTATAATTTTGTCTCATTTCAAATGGTGCAaaatttgaacaagcttatataGGAAAAATTATCAACAACTATACAATACAAAATTAGTATCACTATGGCCTTTttacaaacttggtcaaactttgcaGCGTTTGACTTGGGAGAAAATTTATAAGCCTTCATttcggaaaggagggagtatgtcTGTGTTTCATTAGGAAGATATTAATAATGCATGCCAAATATGTACTCACCCGAGCTGTGATAAACATCACATTCCACAGAAGAACATGCCTTGAAGATGTTGTCTATCTTTGCGCATCCATCATTACTTGCCGAGGTCTCCTCGGACAGCTTGACAATCATTCTTTTTAGTGTCGGTGCACATCCAAGTATCAATTCCAATAAATCAAACTCATGATCTGCTCCGTCGAATTCATTGAACTCCACTTCTTCGAGAGCATCCAAGGATATAGTCTGGGACCTCCAGTTTGACTCACAAGGACAGTATGGCGGGCATACTTCTTTGAACTAAAACAAAAAATGTACATATATGAATAACCACACAAATACACAATGTACTATTGGGTATATAATCAGACCTGAGAATTACCGTTGATCTCTCTAGGACGACCTTAAGCCTCCGTGTAGCAGTACGAATTCGATTCATTCTAAGAAGATGAAACACTAACGCTCCAAAAGCATGCCCCCTCGCTGTGAGATGAAGCTCTAAACCAGAGAAAGCAGCAACCATATGTTTCTCGATCTCCTGCTTAAAGTGGCCTGCCTGAGCGCGAAAAAAGCCAGAGAACTGAAAAAACAATTTGCCACGATAGATAGATATCATTCACAAAATTAGTTTAGTCAGAGCTTGGAGCAGATTGAACAGTAAAAGGGACGCACCGCACAAGCATAAATGCACAGCGACGATGGCTCTCCTTGTCTTTCTGCCGATTGTAGCTGCACCTTGTTGAGGCCCCAAAGACCAAACACAATACGCGGTCCAAAGTATAGGCAGTGCCACGAGACCTTCTCCACCATTGGTGCCAAGACGGAGATGCTGAGGTCCACCGCCGTCAATGAGATGGCCAACTGCTTAAGCGCGGGAGCAACGATGTCGACATGTCGTGTCACACTGGTCTCACAGCAGACGACAAGCTCCTGGAGCGACGGCGAGTTGACCCTAATGTCGCTGGCCGTGCTGAGGCGGAGCGTGCGCAAGCGCGGGCAGCAGGAGAGCAAGGCGTCGAGATCGGTACTGCAACGCGCCAGGGACAGCGTCTCGAGTGCGGGGAAATCGGCGCCGGCCGGCACGGCCAGGGTGATGGGGGAAAGGTCCAGCGCGATGGAGGTGGCGCGCTGGAAGCAAGGCAGATCGACAGCGAGTGTACGGTCGATTAAGCCGGAGGGGAGGCGGAAGTCGAGCTTCTCCGGATCGAGCCGCGCGGCGGCGCGGAGCAGCGAGTTGATGGggacgccggcggcggcgctgtcTGTCCAGTGCTCCGTGGGGACGGGTCCACGCTGCTGCTTGACGGGTCCACGCTGCTGTCTGTCCAGTGGCGCTGTCTGTCACTGAGGGGCAACTGTGTGCTCACAATGGTGAATGAACTCATAAACCCAGTCACTGGGGACCGGGACGAGGAGCTGATACGAGACAATTTTTGGAGTATAGACGCAGATAGGATTCTGTGAATCCCGATCTTCCAGCATGAAAAGGAGGACTTCGTTGCTTGGCATCTTACCAAGTCGGGTATTTTTTCAGTACGCTCAACTTATTATAAGCAATGGGAGGAATATTATGAATCAAGTAATATAAACCATCGCGGCATAAGTGGCTCCTTGGCACATCCAATTTGGAGGAAACTTTGGAGTTTGAAGGTACCCagcaaaattaaaaaaattctttGGAGATGTCTTCATGATGCACTCCCTTGCTGTTGTCTTTTAGCAAATAGGCACATATCTCGCTCAGCTCAATGTCCGATTTGCTCCACGCATGTTGAGGATATAGCTCATATGGCATTCAAATGCAACCAGTGGCGAAGCCACGTTATGCCTGTGCTGTCGGTTGACAACACAGGATTTTCGTAGGTCGTTGAATCCCATGTACGCATACCACGCTGGTGAACGAACAAAAAATGGAATTTGACTGCACGTCTACACTGACCCATCTATCATCCTTTTTTCTTTCCTTGTGAAATAGACCCATCTATCATCTACTATCTGTTTGGGTAACAAGTGGTTGGGCCATATAGAAGTCCAAAATCACTTACCTGAACGAACCGGATCGGTTGATCCCGAAATCACGCGATCTCCTTCAACTTCTCCAACTACTGCATTCTCTTGAATGGCCGTGGACAACCGCCGCACTGCAATGTCTTCCCGTCCGTCGCCTCGCCCGGAGCTGGCGATCTCTGATCTGGCCGTGAGACGTGAGGAACCGCGACCTCTGGCCGTCCGGCAAGCCGCGAGCAACCCACCCACAACCGCACATGTATTATCTATCGTGTTGATCAATACTCCTATACTAGTCGGCACTCTGTATCCGATCCAACACCAGGGCAAGGCCTCCACTTTTCCATTTTTATTTGTAAGTTTTGTCTGCCAACACTGTGATATTCTTCCTTATGTATCACTTTTTTTCTGTAGCAATATTAGGGAGTAAGCTATTGTTTTTATTTATAAATAAGAATTGCATTCTTCATAATAAAATATATCAAGTCTGATCTGCAGAACTGAATAGGCGACAAATTTTTCTATCATTGTCTCAATAGTAACTTATGTTGAAACCGGTGTATTCCACTCTAGTACCATGCCATCATGTGTACAGATCAAAATATGCATGATCACAAAGGACTGCTACCATAAATATGTCCGCAATAAAGTATGGCGTTTTCTGTTCTTGTTTCATTTTCTACAAAAAAAATGATTGGAAAAGCTTGACATCACAAGGTTTTCATCCTGGCACCGCCACTGAATGCAACCGAGCACAGGGCGTATGGAGGTGCCTTGGCGTACATGAAATAATGGCTACAGTAGCTGCACCTGGACGTACAGGAGTAGAAATCATGGAAATCTTTCTCTGTGACCTAGAACATAAGAAGCAATATGAGCATTGTTGAACTACCAGAGCTGGTGGCGGTGACGAGCTGGTATCTATGGTGGCAGCGAAGACAAATTGTTAAGCAAGAAGAGGTCCAAACATGCCAATCCATCAGGGCACTCTGTCTGAATTTTTCGTGTGCGGCCAATAAACCTACAGCGACACCAAGACTGAATCATTGGGGGAGGCCCCTGGTAGGTCAGTTGGCGCT
This sequence is a window from Aegilops tauschii subsp. strangulata cultivar AL8/78 chromosome 7, Aet v6.0, whole genome shotgun sequence. Protein-coding genes within it:
- the LOC141027529 gene encoding uncharacterized protein codes for the protein MPSNEVLLFMLEDRDSQNPICVYTPKIVSYQLLVPVPSDWTAPLDRQQRGPVKQQRGPVPTEHWTDSAAAGVPINSLLRAAARLDPEKLDFRLPSGLIDRTLAVDLPCFQRATSIALDLSPITLAVPAGADFPALETLSLARCSTDLDALLSCCPRLRTLRLSTASDIRVNSPSLQELVVCCETSVTRHVDIVAPALKQLAISLTAVDLSISVLAPMVEKVSWHCLYFGPRIVFGLWGLNKVQLQSAERQGEPSSLCIYACAVRPFYCSICSKL